Sequence from the Triticum dicoccoides isolate Atlit2015 ecotype Zavitan unplaced genomic scaffold, WEW_v2.0 scaffold221734, whole genome shotgun sequence genome:
TCATAAAACTGAACTTTTCCATTGCAATTTCATTCAAGCATCACGGTACATCATAtcaacaccaacaaacagaagcgctCTGAACACATTCAGATCATAAGACAAGAACAGCTACTAGACAGCAGCGACCCCAAACCTAGGCGCGCTCCCCGCGGATGCGGCGGGCGAGctggatgtccttgggcatgatgGTGACGCGCTTGGCGTGGATGGCGCACAGGTTGGTGTCCTCGAAGAGCCCGACGAGGTACGCCTCGGCGGCCTCCTGGAGCGCGGAGACGGCGGAGGACTGGAAGCGGAGGTCGGTCTTGAAGTCCTGGGCGATCTCCCGGACGAGGCGCTGGAAGGGGAGCTTGCGGATGAGCAGCTCCGTGCTCTTCTGGTACTTGCGGATCTCACGGAGCGCGACGGTGCCGGGGCGGAAACGGTGGGGCTTCTTGACGCCGCCATCTGCATACGATGCTCCACAACCACGTCATAGACATCAGTCCGCAAATTAGAACCAACCCTCACCTGGTCGCCTATCGTCACATAATCGCCGGCGCGGACGTCGTTCTCCAGATCCAGCAGCG
This genomic interval carries:
- the LOC119345285 gene encoding histone H3.3-like, with amino-acid sequence MDDAAGSGERPSYADGGVKKPHRFRPGTVALREIRKYQKSTELLIRKLPFQRLVREIAQDFKTDLRFQSSAVSALQEAAEAYLVGLFEDTNLCAIHAKRVTIMPKDIQLARRIRGERA